A stretch of the Sulfurimonas sp. HSL3-1 genome encodes the following:
- the greA gene encoding transcription elongation factor GreA, with the protein MRVEPMTPEGYDLLTREFKFLKEVEKPRVNHEKQVAAELGDRSENAEYHAAKEKLRHIDKRLFYLNGMIEKARVIDPEGLDHSRVHFGATVTLERIEDGEEERYTICGVLESEPEIGLISVHAPLARAVMGKAEGDELTVKLPAGLRAYEVLGIEYIPLFSLKKQIRGEADFSFA; encoded by the coding sequence ATGCGCGTTGAGCCGATGACCCCCGAGGGGTACGATCTGCTGACGAGGGAGTTCAAATTCCTCAAAGAGGTCGAAAAACCCCGTGTCAACCACGAAAAGCAGGTGGCGGCGGAGCTCGGCGACCGCAGCGAAAACGCGGAGTACCACGCCGCCAAGGAGAAGCTCCGCCACATCGACAAGCGTCTTTTCTATCTCAACGGCATGATCGAAAAGGCCCGGGTGATCGACCCCGAAGGCCTCGACCACAGCCGGGTGCATTTCGGCGCGACCGTCACCCTGGAGCGCATCGAAGACGGGGAGGAGGAGCGCTATACGATCTGCGGGGTGCTTGAGAGTGAACCGGAGATCGGACTCATCTCCGTCCATGCGCCCCTTGCCCGGGCGGTCATGGGCAAAGCGGAGGGGGACGAACTGACGGTAAAGCTGCCCGCCGGTCTGCGCGCATACGAGGTGCTCGGCATCGAGTATATTCCGCTTTTTTCGCTGAAAAAACAGATCCGGGGCGAGGCGGATTTCAGTTTCGCCTGA